A single genomic interval of Koleobacter methoxysyntrophicus harbors:
- the ypeB gene encoding germination protein YpeB gives MNRRWIIPLIVGLALVITGIWGIDQYRQKRAYQIYMQNQYQRMFYDLLGHVENIQVDLSKVLVSGSPEHNNNLFSNISRQSFSAQEKLNQLPISHVALNKTSKFLAQVADYSSSMTKKNTPLNSDQMETVAGLHNSAAKLTEELRGLFDMITDGTIKMGELRREGGFQLARAPERNLDGEFSKIHEKMADYPTLIYDGPFSDHLLEPKPRELKGESITFDRAKEIAKRFIGPEDIREIRRGSDSSGFIKTYGLEIIPEGNRRSPIYVSITKTGGHVAWMLNTRGIGESKLSMEEMRQKAEAFLKEKGYVNMMPTYSMVSGDTGVVNFAYTQDGVIIYPDLLKVKVALDNGEVVGFEAQKFLMSHHDRDIRKPRLTEEEARRFISNQFNVSKGRLALIPLEDRTEVLTYEFKSRYQEDEFLIYINADTGDQEMILKIIKDKTGTLTM, from the coding sequence TTGAACCGAAGGTGGATAATACCTTTAATAGTAGGCTTAGCGTTGGTTATTACCGGAATATGGGGTATAGATCAATACAGGCAAAAAAGGGCATATCAAATCTACATGCAGAACCAGTATCAAAGGATGTTTTACGACCTGTTAGGTCATGTTGAAAACATCCAGGTAGACCTTTCCAAAGTCCTGGTTTCAGGGTCGCCCGAACACAATAACAACCTGTTTTCCAATATATCAAGGCAGTCCTTTTCTGCTCAGGAAAAGCTGAACCAGCTTCCCATATCCCATGTAGCACTTAATAAAACCTCAAAGTTTCTCGCACAGGTAGCCGATTACAGCAGCAGCATGACCAAAAAGAATACCCCACTTAACTCAGACCAGATGGAGACGGTGGCCGGTCTTCACAACAGTGCAGCCAAACTTACAGAAGAATTAAGAGGATTGTTTGATATGATTACAGATGGAACAATAAAGATGGGTGAATTAAGGCGGGAAGGCGGATTCCAGCTGGCAAGGGCTCCCGAGAGGAATCTCGATGGAGAGTTCAGCAAGATTCACGAAAAAATGGCGGACTATCCTACATTAATATATGACGGTCCTTTTTCCGATCACCTGCTTGAACCTAAACCGCGGGAACTAAAAGGGGAATCAATAACCTTTGACCGGGCAAAGGAAATTGCGAAGAGATTTATAGGCCCTGAAGATATTCGGGAGATCCGAAGGGGAAGTGACAGCAGCGGGTTTATAAAGACTTACGGCCTAGAGATAATCCCTGAGGGGAACAGGAGAAGTCCTATATATGTGAGCATAACAAAAACCGGGGGGCATGTAGCCTGGATGCTTAACACCAGAGGGATTGGTGAAAGTAAGTTATCGATGGAAGAAATGAGGCAGAAGGCTGAAGCATTCCTGAAGGAAAAGGGTTATGTTAACATGATGCCTACCTATTCAATGGTAAGCGGGGATACGGGTGTAGTGAATTTTGCCTATACCCAGGATGGGGTTATTATTTACCCCGACCTGTTAAAGGTTAAAGTTGCCCTTGATAACGGTGAAGTAGTAGGGTTTGAAGCTCAAAAATTCTTAATGTCCCACCATGACAGGGATATAAGGAAGCCGAGGCTTACGGAAGAGGAGGCCAGAAGATTTATCAGCAATCAGTTCAATGTAAGTAAAGGCCGCCTTGCATTGATACCTCTGGAGGACAGGACCGAGGTCCTTACCTATGAATTTAAAAGTAGATACCAGGAAGATGAGTTTCTTATCTATATCAATGCCGATACAGGAGACCAAGAGATGATATTAAAAATCATAAAGGATAAAACCGGCACATTAACCATGTGA
- the ychF gene encoding redox-regulated ATPase YchF: MKIGIVGLTTVGKTTLFNLLTGSSIATQTFSSGKKDANIGTAAVPDERIDYLSEMFKPKKTTYAQIQFIDVAGLERGSGASSNKFLEALRQVDAVAHVVRVFQNPQVMHPEGSINPVRDVDILASELLFSDLGVIEKRLEKLYSSKKSQKEKREEIELLERCKVCLEEERPISSLNISNEEREILRSYGFLTEKPLMLVINLDEEQFYRKDYPGRKELHKYAAKNGIPIVELCALMEMEINELTEEDRRAFMKELGIKEPGISVVAKKAYEYLGLIPFFTAGEDEVKAWTIKKGTTAKDAAGKIHSDIQRGFIRAEVIAFNDLKESGSIAAARSKGLLRLEGKDYVVQDGDIINFRFNV, from the coding sequence ATGAAAATAGGTATTGTAGGATTGACAACGGTAGGCAAGACAACCCTTTTCAATCTGCTGACCGGGTCCAGTATAGCTACCCAGACATTTTCATCAGGGAAAAAAGACGCCAACATCGGAACGGCAGCAGTCCCTGATGAACGAATAGACTACCTATCAGAGATGTTTAAGCCCAAAAAAACCACCTATGCCCAGATACAGTTTATTGATGTTGCCGGTCTGGAAAGGGGAAGCGGTGCTTCTTCAAACAAATTCTTAGAAGCCCTCAGACAGGTAGATGCAGTAGCCCATGTGGTAAGGGTCTTTCAAAACCCCCAGGTGATGCACCCTGAGGGTTCCATTAACCCTGTAAGGGATGTTGATATTCTGGCGTCCGAACTGCTGTTTTCAGACCTGGGTGTCATTGAAAAGAGGCTTGAAAAACTTTACTCATCTAAGAAAAGCCAGAAGGAAAAAAGAGAGGAAATCGAACTCCTGGAAAGGTGTAAGGTATGTCTTGAAGAAGAAAGGCCTATCAGTTCCCTTAACATTTCGAACGAGGAGCGGGAGATATTGAGGAGTTACGGCTTTTTAACGGAAAAACCCCTGATGCTTGTAATTAATTTGGACGAAGAGCAGTTTTATAGAAAGGATTATCCGGGGAGAAAAGAACTTCACAAATATGCTGCTAAAAACGGTATACCCATAGTGGAGTTATGCGCCCTTATGGAGATGGAAATAAATGAACTGACTGAAGAGGACAGACGGGCATTTATGAAAGAGCTGGGTATAAAAGAGCCGGGCATATCAGTTGTTGCCAAAAAGGCTTATGAATATCTAGGGCTCATACCCTTTTTTACTGCAGGGGAAGATGAAGTAAAGGCTTGGACCATAAAAAAAGGAACCACGGCAAAAGATGCGGCAGGAAAGATACACTCGGATATCCAGCGGGGATTCATAAGGGCTGAGGTAATAGCCTTCAATGACCTTAAGGAATCGGGCAGCATAGCTGCAGCCAGAAGTAAAGGCTTGCTTCGCCTTGAGGGAAAGGACTACGTGGTTCAGGATGGGGATATAATCAATTTTAGGTTTAACGTATAG
- a CDS encoding CarD family transcriptional regulator — MFNIGDKIVYPMHGAGVIEAIEEKEILGEKQKYYIMKLPIGDMKVMIPLNSVAEVGLRKVIKDREIDKVFEVLKSKKTAMSSNWNHRYRANLEKIKSGDIYKVAEVVRNLMLREKEKGLSTGERKMLENARQILVSELVLAKGIDEAEAEGILDSIF, encoded by the coding sequence ATGTTTAATATAGGGGATAAAATAGTTTATCCAATGCATGGAGCGGGGGTTATTGAAGCTATTGAAGAGAAAGAAATTTTAGGTGAAAAACAAAAATATTATATTATGAAGCTCCCTATCGGTGACATGAAAGTAATGATACCTTTAAATAGTGTAGCGGAAGTAGGTTTAAGGAAGGTTATTAAGGACAGGGAAATCGATAAGGTTTTTGAGGTCCTTAAAAGCAAGAAAACGGCCATGTCTTCCAATTGGAATCACCGTTACAGGGCAAACCTCGAAAAAATTAAAAGCGGTGATATATATAAAGTTGCTGAAGTTGTAAGAAACCTTATGTTGAGGGAAAAGGAAAAGGGTCTATCGACAGGGGAAAGAAAAATGCTAGAAAATGCCAGGCAGATTCTGGTAAGTGAGCTTGTGCTGGCTAAAGGGATAGATGAAGCTGAAGCCGAGGGTATTTTAGATTCGATTTTTTGA
- a CDS encoding PIN/TRAM domain-containing protein, with protein sequence MVERIVRGILVIIGIALFYQLTSVALGYQVIDSFINLQPNSITPLIISGVGGLIGGLIIFIISPWLISWGKRSTSWIECRLQKTPVNDILYGFFGLVMGLILANLLVRAFLVIPWIGGYLPILANVILGYLGMSIALKKKDELSSAIPYLPKFSFKDKSSSKDEKEIKPKILDTSVIIDGRIADICQTGFLEGKLIIPGFVLEELRHIADSSDLLKRNRGRRGLDILNKIQKELKIDVEIYENDFEDIAEVDSKLVKLAQILNGKIITNDYNLNKVAELQGVPVLNINELANAVKPVVLPGEEMVVQVIKDGKESGQGVAYLDDGTMIVVDGGRKHIGETIGVMVTSVLQTAAGRMIFAKPKQEHQKAL encoded by the coding sequence ATGGTTGAAAGAATCGTAAGAGGAATCCTGGTAATTATAGGTATAGCTCTTTTTTATCAACTAACAAGTGTGGCTTTAGGTTATCAGGTTATTGATAGCTTTATAAATTTACAGCCAAATTCTATAACACCCTTAATCATATCGGGGGTAGGCGGTCTTATAGGAGGCCTAATAATATTTATTATAAGCCCGTGGTTGATTAGTTGGGGAAAAAGGTCCACTTCGTGGATTGAATGCAGGCTTCAAAAAACTCCGGTTAATGATATACTGTATGGTTTCTTTGGATTAGTAATGGGTCTGATCCTTGCAAATTTGCTGGTTAGAGCTTTCCTGGTTATCCCATGGATTGGGGGATATCTCCCCATTCTTGCAAATGTTATACTCGGTTATCTGGGCATGAGCATAGCCCTGAAAAAAAAGGACGAACTATCCAGTGCCATACCTTATCTGCCAAAGTTCTCGTTTAAAGATAAATCCAGTTCAAAGGATGAAAAAGAGATAAAACCCAAGATTTTGGATACGAGTGTAATTATAGATGGCAGAATTGCCGATATATGTCAAACGGGTTTTTTAGAAGGGAAACTTATAATACCCGGTTTTGTACTGGAAGAACTGAGACATATTGCAGACTCTTCTGACCTGTTAAAAAGAAACAGGGGCAGAAGGGGCCTTGACATTCTGAATAAGATACAAAAAGAATTAAAAATAGATGTGGAGATCTACGAAAATGACTTTGAAGATATTGCTGAAGTTGACAGCAAATTGGTCAAACTGGCTCAGATCCTGAACGGCAAGATAATAACCAATGATTATAACCTGAACAAAGTAGCGGAATTACAGGGTGTGCCCGTATTAAACATAAACGAACTGGCCAATGCCGTTAAACCTGTAGTGCTTCCCGGTGAAGAAATGGTTGTCCAGGTAATAAAAGATGGCAAGGAATCCGGTCAGGGAGTGGCATATCTGGACGACGGCACTATGATAGTAGTTGATGGGGGCAGGAAACATATCGGTGAGACCATAGGAGTAATGGTTACCAGTGTTCTTCAGACTGCTGCCGGAAGAATGATATTTGCGAAACCAAAACAGGAACATCAAAAGGCTTTATAA
- the ispD gene encoding 2-C-methyl-D-erythritol 4-phosphate cytidylyltransferase, whose amino-acid sequence MKVSAIIAAAGHGQRMGAAISKQFLNLKGKPIIVHTLDVFYRIKRINEIILVVGSNEMEYCNSEIIKRHLFKGIKLVPGGKERQDSVYNGLRACDPQTDFVIIHDGVRPLINQDIVIKALSTAEIYGACGVAVPVKDTIKVVDEKGFVKNTPDRDRLWAVQTPQVFRYPLILKAHERAREQEFIGTDDTVLVERLGERVKIIEGSYENIKITTPEDLTIAESILSR is encoded by the coding sequence ATGAAGGTATCGGCAATTATTGCGGCAGCAGGTCATGGGCAGAGAATGGGGGCTGCCATCAGTAAGCAGTTTTTAAATCTAAAAGGGAAGCCCATTATAGTTCATACCCTGGATGTTTTTTACCGCATAAAACGGATTAATGAAATAATCCTTGTAGTGGGCAGTAATGAAATGGAATACTGCAATAGTGAAATTATAAAAAGGCACCTGTTTAAAGGCATTAAATTGGTGCCGGGTGGAAAGGAAAGGCAGGATTCAGTATATAATGGTTTGAGGGCCTGTGACCCTCAAACCGATTTTGTTATTATCCATGACGGTGTAAGACCTTTAATAAATCAGGATATTGTGATTAAAGCGCTGAGTACCGCTGAAATCTACGGGGCCTGTGGTGTGGCTGTTCCTGTTAAAGATACCATAAAAGTTGTAGATGAAAAGGGATTTGTTAAAAATACCCCGGATAGAGACAGGCTCTGGGCCGTTCAAACACCCCAGGTTTTCAGGTATCCCCTTATCTTAAAGGCCCATGAAAGGGCCAGAGAACAGGAATTTATTGGAACGGATGATACCGTTTTAGTGGAAAGACTGGGGGAACGGGTGAAGATAATAGAAGGGTCTTATGAAAATATAAAGATTACCACCCCCGAAGACCTGACAATTGCTGAATCTATCCTTTCCCGATAA
- the ispF gene encoding 2-C-methyl-D-erythritol 2,4-cyclodiphosphate synthase: MRIGIGYDVHRLVKERKLILGGVEIPFEKGLEGHSDADVLIHAVMDALLGAAGLGDIGKLFPDSDPAYKGISSMVLLENTEKLIRERGYEVNNIDVTVVAQKPKISPYTRQMINNISRVLGIKEERINIKGTTTEGLGFTGREEGIAAFAVCTIKEITNC, from the coding sequence ATGCGCATAGGAATAGGGTATGATGTCCACAGGCTGGTAAAGGAAAGAAAGCTGATTCTGGGCGGTGTAGAAATACCCTTTGAGAAAGGTCTGGAAGGGCATTCGGATGCAGATGTTTTGATTCATGCTGTTATGGATGCGCTTTTGGGGGCTGCAGGTTTAGGGGATATAGGGAAGCTTTTCCCGGACAGCGATCCTGCTTATAAAGGCATTTCCAGTATGGTATTACTTGAGAATACAGAAAAACTTATAAGGGAACGGGGCTATGAAGTGAACAATATTGATGTTACGGTAGTAGCCCAGAAACCAAAGATATCCCCTTATACGCGCCAGATGATAAATAATATATCGCGGGTTCTCGGAATAAAGGAAGAGCGTATAAATATAAAGGGAACGACGACAGAAGGTCTCGGATTTACGGGGAGAGAGGAAGGGATTGCCGCCTTTGCCGTTTGTACCATTAAAGAAATAACCAACTGTTAG
- a CDS encoding septal ring lytic transglycosylase RlpA family protein — translation MFKGKRLLNIVAVLLAAVCILSFNVLDSLQTSVAFSYYPERIIETTNREFEAVASWYGPGFHGKRTASGEVYNQYELTAAHRTLPFGTRVRVTNTINNKSTVVRINDRGPYIPGRGLDISYGAAKEIGLLEAGIARVKIEILM, via the coding sequence ATGTTTAAAGGTAAAAGGCTGCTGAATATTGTTGCCGTTCTTTTGGCTGCAGTCTGTATATTGTCTTTTAACGTTTTAGACTCCCTTCAAACGTCTGTAGCTTTTTCCTATTATCCGGAGAGGATTATTGAAACAACTAACCGTGAATTCGAAGCTGTCGCTTCATGGTACGGCCCCGGGTTTCACGGCAAAAGGACTGCCAGCGGTGAGGTCTACAACCAGTATGAACTTACGGCAGCCCATAGGACCCTCCCTTTTGGAACCAGAGTGAGGGTTACAAATACCATCAATAATAAAAGCACCGTAGTAAGAATTAACGATAGGGGACCGTATATTCCGGGAAGGGGCCTGGATATATCATACGGAGCAGCAAAGGAAATAGGTTTGTTAGAAGCGGGGATTGCTAGAGTAAAGATTGAAATACTAATGTGA
- the gltX gene encoding glutamate--tRNA ligase has protein sequence MVRVRFAPSPTGHLHIGGARTALFNLLFARRHGGTFILRIEDTDLKRSSYESEEVIIKDLQWLGIDWDEGVVKGGEFGPYRSTERRHIYKEYVDKLLKEGKAYYCYCTPEELEEERKNLLKKGQMPRYMGKCRYLSPEEIKAFEEQGRKPVIRFKVPDDQLIVVDDMVRGKVEFDSSGIGDFVIVKSDGIPVYNFAVVIDDYLMKITHVIRGEEHLSNTPRQILIYDALGMEIPKFAHVSLILGKDRTKMSKRHGATWVEQYRDEGYLPEAIINFLALLGWSPESEQEIFSMEELCRQFSLDRVAKNPAVFDIDKLKWMNGHYIRNSSTERITEMAVPYLLKAGYIKERDAEERFSWLNDIVDAVKESLTVVSEVAEKTRLFFEDSVSPEDDEAREVLKQDHIPHLIEVFREKVKQAPEVDEGFLNRVFKEIQKQTGIKGRKLFMPVRVLLTGQTHGPELGRILMILGKNSILKRLDHMQKNFI, from the coding sequence ATGGTCAGAGTAAGGTTTGCCCCCAGTCCTACAGGACATTTACATATAGGAGGTGCCAGAACGGCCCTGTTTAATTTATTATTTGCCAGAAGACATGGCGGAACATTTATCTTACGTATAGAGGATACCGATTTGAAACGTTCATCTTATGAATCGGAAGAAGTAATTATAAAGGACCTTCAGTGGCTGGGAATTGACTGGGATGAAGGGGTGGTAAAAGGAGGCGAGTTCGGGCCTTACCGTTCAACGGAAAGAAGGCATATTTATAAGGAATATGTGGATAAACTCCTTAAAGAAGGAAAGGCATATTACTGTTACTGTACCCCTGAAGAACTGGAAGAGGAAAGAAAAAACCTCTTAAAAAAAGGCCAGATGCCGAGATACATGGGTAAATGCAGGTATTTATCGCCGGAAGAAATAAAAGCCTTTGAAGAACAGGGAAGGAAACCGGTAATTAGATTCAAGGTGCCCGATGATCAGCTGATTGTGGTTGATGACATGGTACGGGGTAAAGTCGAATTCGACAGCAGCGGCATCGGCGATTTTGTAATCGTTAAATCTGACGGCATACCGGTATATAATTTTGCGGTGGTTATAGACGATTACCTGATGAAGATAACCCATGTGATAAGGGGTGAAGAGCATCTCTCCAATACCCCCAGGCAGATATTGATTTATGATGCCCTCGGCATGGAGATTCCAAAATTTGCTCATGTTTCATTGATCCTGGGCAAAGACCGGACCAAGATGAGTAAACGGCATGGGGCTACATGGGTAGAACAGTACAGGGATGAAGGTTATTTGCCGGAGGCCATTATTAATTTTCTGGCCCTGCTGGGATGGTCACCGGAAAGCGAACAGGAGATATTCTCCATGGAGGAGCTGTGCCGTCAGTTTTCCCTTGACAGGGTTGCGAAAAACCCGGCTGTTTTTGATATTGATAAATTAAAATGGATGAACGGCCATTATATCAGAAATAGTTCTACGGAGAGGATCACTGAAATGGCTGTTCCCTACTTATTGAAGGCCGGTTATATTAAAGAAAGGGATGCAGAAGAAAGATTCAGCTGGTTAAATGATATTGTGGATGCAGTTAAAGAAAGCCTGACGGTAGTATCCGAAGTTGCGGAAAAAACCAGATTGTTTTTTGAGGATTCTGTAAGTCCTGAAGATGATGAAGCCCGGGAGGTTTTGAAACAGGACCATATTCCTCATTTAATTGAGGTCTTCAGGGAGAAAGTGAAACAGGCGCCTGAAGTCGATGAAGGGTTTTTAAACAGGGTATTTAAAGAGATTCAAAAGCAAACGGGAATAAAAGGCAGGAAACTTTTTATGCCTGTAAGGGTTCTTCTCACCGGTCAAACCCACGGTCCGGAGCTGGGCAGGATATTAATGATTTTAGGGAAGAACAGTATATTGAAGAGGTTAGATCACATGCAAAAAAACTTTATTTGA
- the cysE gene encoding serine O-acetyltransferase, translating to MFKKLKGIIKTLKDDIRVVFERDPAAKSTMEVILCYPGFHAVILHRIAHYLYNKKLILLPRLISQFNRFITGIEIHPGARIGRGFFIDHGMGIVIGETTEIGDNVTLYQGVTLGGTGKEKGKRHPTIGNNVVIGAGAKILGPFKIGDNVKIGAGAVVLKEIPPNSTVVGVPGRIVVRDVPDYTSADFVEVDLKHHELPDPVADMLKCLQKKIKELEDKIKTLEGGDEG from the coding sequence ATGTTTAAGAAATTAAAAGGAATTATTAAAACCCTGAAGGATGATATAAGAGTAGTGTTTGAAAGAGATCCGGCGGCTAAAAGCACCATGGAGGTCATATTGTGTTACCCGGGGTTCCATGCAGTCATCCTGCACCGAATTGCCCATTATTTATATAACAAAAAGCTGATCCTGCTGCCCAGATTGATTTCTCAATTCAACAGGTTTATTACAGGGATTGAAATACATCCGGGAGCAAGGATCGGCAGGGGGTTTTTCATTGACCATGGAATGGGGATAGTTATCGGTGAGACTACAGAAATCGGGGACAACGTGACCCTTTATCAGGGGGTGACCCTGGGGGGCACAGGGAAGGAAAAAGGCAAAAGGCACCCAACCATAGGGAATAATGTGGTTATAGGTGCCGGAGCAAAAATCCTGGGTCCCTTTAAAATCGGCGACAACGTTAAAATCGGGGCAGGTGCAGTAGTATTGAAGGAAATCCCGCCCAATTCGACGGTAGTTGGGGTACCCGGAAGAATCGTGGTCAGGGATGTCCCCGACTATACCTCTGCCGATTTTGTTGAGGTAGATTTGAAGCACCACGAACTCCCTGACCCTGTAGCAGATATGTTGAAGTGCCTGCAAAAGAAAATAAAAGAACTGGAAGACAAGATTAAGACCCTGGAAGGAGGAGATGAAGGATGA
- the cysS gene encoding cysteine--tRNA ligase: protein MRIYNTLTRKKEELIPVRDREVRMYVCGPTVYNYFHIGNARVFITFDTFRRYLKYRGYKVIYVQNFTDIDDKLIKRAKEEGVTVKEIAEKYIEEYFRDADALGIERADYHPRATENIPEIIEIIKTLQNKGYAYEVEGDVYYRARKFEDYGKLSHQNLEELEAGARVQVEERKEDPLDFTLWKRAKPGEPSWDSPWGKGRPGWHIECSAMALKYLGETIDIHAGGPDLIFPHHENEIAQSEGATGKPFAKYWMHVGYLNVNNEKMSKSLGNFFTAREIAARYDPEVIRFFMLSAHYRSPINFSPELLDQAGKALERLYNTIDNLAHLFKNTDDTEERPYFLKKLEELRDKFINAMDDDFNTADAISILFDISREINTVLNERSKKNHIDRALNLLKELGGILGILKKERDVILEKEIEALVKKREQARKEKDWATADSIREQLKKKGIILEDTPAGVRWKRENL, encoded by the coding sequence ATGAGAATATATAATACGCTGACAAGGAAAAAAGAAGAACTGATACCCGTCAGAGATAGAGAGGTGCGGATGTATGTGTGCGGACCTACCGTATATAACTATTTCCACATAGGCAATGCCAGGGTATTTATAACCTTTGATACCTTCAGGAGATATCTAAAATACAGGGGGTACAAGGTTATATATGTCCAGAACTTTACAGATATAGATGATAAGCTTATAAAAAGGGCAAAGGAAGAAGGGGTCACCGTAAAGGAAATAGCCGAAAAGTATATAGAAGAGTATTTCAGGGATGCCGATGCTTTAGGGATAGAGCGGGCCGATTACCATCCCCGGGCTACCGAAAACATCCCCGAAATAATAGAAATTATTAAGACCCTCCAGAACAAAGGTTATGCATATGAGGTAGAAGGGGATGTATATTACAGGGCGAGGAAATTTGAGGATTACGGCAAACTTTCCCATCAAAACCTGGAAGAACTGGAAGCAGGTGCAAGGGTTCAGGTGGAAGAAAGAAAAGAAGACCCGCTGGATTTTACCCTGTGGAAAAGGGCAAAACCCGGGGAACCATCATGGGATAGCCCGTGGGGTAAAGGGAGGCCCGGGTGGCATATAGAATGTTCGGCCATGGCATTAAAATACCTGGGGGAAACTATAGACATCCATGCAGGAGGGCCTGACCTGATTTTTCCTCACCATGAAAACGAGATAGCCCAGAGTGAGGGGGCAACGGGTAAACCCTTCGCTAAGTACTGGATGCATGTAGGTTATCTTAATGTTAACAACGAAAAGATGTCCAAATCCCTGGGCAACTTTTTTACCGCGAGGGAGATTGCTGCCAGATATGACCCCGAAGTAATAAGGTTTTTTATGCTGTCGGCCCATTACAGGAGCCCTATAAATTTCAGCCCTGAACTCCTTGACCAGGCCGGGAAGGCTCTGGAAAGATTATATAATACAATCGACAACCTTGCACATCTCTTCAAAAATACCGATGATACAGAAGAGAGGCCGTATTTTTTAAAGAAGCTTGAAGAATTAAGGGATAAATTCATTAATGCAATGGATGATGATTTTAATACGGCCGATGCTATTTCAATCCTTTTCGACATTTCCCGGGAAATTAATACCGTTTTAAATGAAAGGTCAAAAAAGAATCACATTGACAGGGCCCTTAACCTCCTGAAGGAACTCGGAGGTATATTAGGGATACTCAAGAAAGAAAGGGATGTTATCCTGGAAAAGGAAATCGAAGCCCTTGTAAAGAAACGGGAACAGGCCCGCAAGGAAAAAGACTGGGCAACGGCTGACAGCATACGGGAACAGCTGAAAAAAAAGGGGATAATCCTGGAAGATACTCCTGCCGGTGTCCGGTGGAAGAGGGAAAACCTATGA
- a CDS encoding Mini-ribonuclease 3, with the protein MEEGKPMIKILSNLLDLYGRVSKGKAGDPFDVNGLSPLVWAYIGDGVFEVFIRTLLVTEGKQKLADIHQTAVKYVNSSAQSALIRTIEPFLHDDEREIVKKGRNTKSNIPRNADMCDYRYSTGLEALIGYLYLTGKSTRLSEIFGMIADKLKNIENNVR; encoded by the coding sequence GTGGAAGAGGGAAAACCTATGATAAAAATCTTAAGTAATCTGTTGGATTTATACGGAAGAGTAAGCAAGGGGAAAGCCGGAGACCCTTTCGATGTTAACGGGCTTTCCCCATTAGTTTGGGCATATATCGGGGATGGTGTATTTGAGGTTTTTATAAGGACGCTGCTGGTAACTGAAGGAAAACAAAAACTTGCAGACATACATCAAACAGCAGTGAAATATGTAAATTCATCGGCACAATCAGCACTTATTCGCACAATAGAGCCATTTTTACATGATGATGAAAGAGAGATTGTGAAAAAGGGGAGGAATACAAAATCTAATATACCGAGAAATGCAGATATGTGCGATTACCGCTACAGTACCGGCCTTGAAGCATTAATCGGATACCTTTATCTAACTGGAAAAAGCACCAGATTATCGGAAATATTCGGAATGATAGCTGATAAACTTAAAAATATTGAAAACAATGTACGTTAA
- the thyX gene encoding FAD-dependent thymidylate synthase has translation MEVRLINHTPDPERTVAAAARMCYSPIGAKRIMEDFSDEEVRNFLQKLIQMGHLSPTEHASFTFSISGSRSMSHQLVRHRIASYSQKSQRYIKEGEFNYIIPPSIRDNPEAEKVFIEEMENIKNAYKRLMELGIHQEDARFILPNACETNLICTFNTRSLYNFFKLRCCTRAQWEIREVAQRMLEEVKKVAPILFEKAGPPCISEGICREGDMSCGRIKHIKKSI, from the coding sequence ATGGAAGTGAGACTTATAAACCATACACCTGATCCCGAAAGGACCGTTGCAGCAGCTGCAAGGATGTGTTACTCGCCTATCGGTGCCAAGAGGATTATGGAGGATTTCTCCGATGAAGAAGTAAGGAATTTCCTGCAGAAGCTTATTCAAATGGGGCACCTTTCCCCTACGGAGCATGCTTCCTTTACTTTTAGTATTAGCGGCAGTCGGTCAATGAGCCACCAGCTGGTCCGCCACAGAATAGCCAGTTATTCCCAAAAATCCCAGAGGTACATAAAAGAGGGTGAATTTAATTATATAATCCCCCCTTCAATCAGGGATAACCCGGAAGCAGAAAAGGTTTTTATAGAGGAAATGGAAAATATAAAAAATGCATATAAGAGACTGATGGAATTGGGCATTCATCAGGAAGATGCCCGTTTTATTCTGCCCAATGCCTGTGAGACCAATCTCATCTGCACCTTTAATACCAGGTCCCTTTATAATTTCTTCAAATTGAGGTGCTGTACAAGGGCTCAGTGGGAAATAAGGGAAGTGGCCCAGAGGATGTTAGAAGAAGTCAAAAAAGTTGCCCCTATCCTCTTTGAAAAAGCAGGCCCTCCGTGCATAAGTGAAGGGATATGCCGGGAGGGAGATATGTCATGCGGGCGGATAAAACATATTAAAAAAAGTATATAG